The following DNA comes from Papaver somniferum cultivar HN1 chromosome 4, ASM357369v1, whole genome shotgun sequence.
ggcgtaaatttggtgtacgcttgaatggggcgtaaaattggtttacgcccgaaatttgaatggggcggatggtttggtgtccgcctgatgagtaagtgaacgggcggatggttgggtgtccgcctgatgaatttcattttgaatggggcggatggtttggtgtccgcctgacgaaatgtgaacggacggatgattgggtgtccgcctgatgaatttcattttgaatggggcggatggtttggtgcccgcctgatgagtaagtgaacgggcggatggttgggtgtcctcccagcaacaagcgtactttaaatttacgcccgactatattaggatttggtatttggtcgcgaccaaatatgatctgggatttgatctttggctgggatttaatctttactccgtcccactgcgttacgatctcatcccaaatttttggttatactcgcccactgtggatgctctaagagcgactgcaatggtacgactaaactcaaagatcaaagaccaaaaaaaaagactaaatctgagtttaatctgtactgtgacgttatggggagaagaccaaatttggtcgcgcgtaaaattaatcaccgcacgaaaacgggcgtaaatttggtgtacgcttgaatggggcgtaaaattggtttacgcccgaaatttgaatggggcggatggtttggtgtccgcctgatgagtaagtgaacgggcggatggttgagtgtccgcctgatgaatttcattttgaatggggcggatggtttggtgtccgcctgacgaaatgtgaacggacggatgattgggtgtccgcctgatgaatttcattttgaatggggcggatggtttggtgcccgcctgatgagtaagtgaacgggcggatggttgggtgtccgcccagcaacaagcgtactttaaatttacgcccgactatattaggatttggtatttggtcgcgaccaaatatgatctgggatttgatctttggctgggatttaatctttactccgtcccactacgttacgatctcatcccaaatttttggttatactcgcccactgtggatgctcttagggcTTATCCCGATgcatttcaaaaaaagaaaaacaaaaagaatacgGAGTTTTACGGGTTCTGTGGGTCCAAAGTCCAAACCGAATCTATTGAGAACAGatggaagaacaaaaaaaaaagtaaaaaaacagTCGTGGGACCCATATATTAAGTTTTAAACCAAACTCTCAAATTCCTTTAATCTTGACGACCTAAAAGTTCTTTCAAATTACTGCTTATACAGGTATTTTTGTACAAATAaatcctcttttcttcttttaatttACTTTCAAATTTCATTTGATCTTGTTGGTTTGAAATATATTGtgatggaagaatgtttcagtcaACCAAACAGAAGAACCAAATAATTCTGTATATTGTTCGATCCAATGtatgttttttgttttgattttcagttcagaattttattttgtttttggtttggaATCTTTGGATCATTGAAATCTCTTGCTGATCCGGAATTTAAAGGATTCGTTTTTTGCTGTATAATTGGGTTTATACTTTCTAATTGTTGTTTGATGTATAAAGGGGATGAATTTGAACTATATCGATCCGTATAGTGATCTTTACAGAATTTTTTGTTGAGTTTTTCATGAGATTAAGACGACAAGGTATAATGATCGATCGTCTGTTAGATTTGCTGAATTCAGTAAGTGGAATGGAATAGAGATTTTTAGTGTGATTTGTGGTGTTTGGGGGATGTCAGTCACTTTttgttgttattttattttaacatgttaacctctgagagttagaaggtatAACCTTAGGATGTTGTTATTTAGTTAGCTTGGAAAAACGACAGTCAAGTGAGTGACTGCAAGGGAACCCGAGGGACAGAGATTCTCTACTTGTGGGTTGCTGAGGCTAGTGGACCCGTAGTATGTTTGTTTTCGTCAGAATAGGTCTGGGTTGAACATTGCATGATTAAACTGTCTGGCATTCATTTATCCATAACTTACTAAATTGTTAATACATAAGTTTACATTTACGGTCTTTCTAATATCTGCTCTTAAATAAATTGAGGCAGTTTAACAATTATATGTTCATCATAGCTATTGAGTATAGTATAGATGACATTGCTCTACCTTTTGAACTTTTAGGATAGTATATACGACCACGACTATCACCTGGTTCAGTTTAGCTTTTATGATGAGTGAAGTTTTGAAATATACAATTGCAGGTGCAGTCTGATTTGGTCATTGGGGTACTTACTAAATTTATTGATTTTATGATGAATTCTCAGCTATAAGTTTGTTTTTTGCTTAGTTTTACGAATATGTGGTTTTTGTTCTATGGCAGTTACATAGAAAATTGACTGATTTGTGCTTTGAATTGGAGAAGTCTGGAGAAAATATGAGTACATTAGATGCTACCAGAGCAGAGCTTGCACTTGCTATTCTGTTTTTGAACAAAGCTGAGGCCAGGGACAAGATATGTAGGGCGATACAATATGGTTCAAAGTACTTGAGCAACGGAGAGCCTGGCACAGCTCAAAATGTTGACAAAACTACCAGCTTGGCACGAAAAGTTTTTCGGCTTTTTAAGGTTCAGTGTTCTACTTTCTCGTGGTTCTAATTTGATATTAAACAGTTATTCCTGTTTCGTCTTGTCTTTATACATCAACTTCTTTTGGTAGTCTCAAACTGAGTTTCATTCTTCTATATCCTGATGAATTTGCAGTTTGTCAATGATTTGCATGCTCTTATTAGTCCAACTCCTCAGGGAACTCCTTTTCCTATTGTTGCATTGGGAAAGGTATGTTTCTTTGCTAGTTATGTGTGCATGGTGAAACTTTACGTTCTTTAGTTATGTCCTCATTAATGTGTTGCTTCcttctatctcttcttttcaGTCTAAAAATGCTTTGATGTCAACTTTTCTGTTTCTGGATCAATTTGTCTGGCTTCAGAGAACAGGCATTTATAAGGTACTTAACATCATGTTTTCTTTTCCTTGGT
Coding sequences within:
- the LOC113276298 gene encoding peroxisomal membrane protein 11D-like isoform X2, with amino-acid sequence MFQSTKQKNQIILYIVRSNSGENMSTLDATRAELALAILFLNKAEARDKICRAIQYGSKYLSNGEPGTAQNVDKTTSLARKVFRLFKFVNDLHALISPTPQGTPFPIVALGKSKNALMSTFLFLDQFVWLQRTGIYKNKEGAELIGKVSLYCWMAGSTCTSLIEVAELGRLSASMKKIEKKLNNTDKYQNEEYLLKLKKANDRTLALVKAVMDLGVAAGLLQLAPNKLTPRVVGGLGFLSSLISCYQLLPSPPKTKTP
- the LOC113276298 gene encoding peroxisomal membrane protein 11D-like isoform X1, whose product is MFQSTKQKNQIILYIVRSNLHRKLTDLCFELEKSGENMSTLDATRAELALAILFLNKAEARDKICRAIQYGSKYLSNGEPGTAQNVDKTTSLARKVFRLFKFVNDLHALISPTPQGTPFPIVALGKSKNALMSTFLFLDQFVWLQRTGIYKNKEGAELIGKVSLYCWMAGSTCTSLIEVAELGRLSASMKKIEKKLNNTDKYQNEEYLLKLKKANDRTLALVKAVMDLGVAAGLLQLAPNKLTPRVVGGLGFLSSLISCYQLLPSPPKTKTP